The Tumebacillus amylolyticus DNA segment GAGCCCAACTACATTTCGAACGTCGAGTACATGAGCCGGGTGCTTGCCAACCTCCAGAATGGTACGGGTTTGGCAATGGAAGCCGGTACAGATGAGCAAAAGACAGACGTGAAGTTCCACGGGGCTGGCGCTGGGCTTGGCGATGCGTTCGAGCGAGCGGTCACCTATACGAACAAGATGCTGTTCCGCTCCGTTCTCTGTCCTTCTCTCCTGTTTGACGAGGGCCAGAGATCGGGTTCCTACGCACTTGGCCAATCGCACTTCGACATCTTCACGATGATGCTGGACGCGATCTTCCGGCAACTGGTCGACGTTCTGATCGAGCAGCTCATTCGTCCGTTGATCGAGATGAACTTCGGGCCGCAGAAAAACTACGGAACGTTCCCTGAGCGAGAGATCTCGAACGACGACAAGGACAAATTGGCGAACGTATTTGAGGCGATGACGAACAGTGGCTACCTGAACCCAGAACAGGAGGAGCACCTACACCACGTCCAGACAAAACTAGGCTTCCCGCTCACAAAGCCGGAGGACATGGAGTCGAAGCAGACGGAAATCACGGCGAGGTACGGACATTACCTTCGTGACGAGGAAGACGTTGATCCTGACCAGCAGAAACCGCCAGCCACCAAGGAGACGGCGTGAGAAAGGCAGAGAAGTTCATCGCCAAATACCTTAATGGTGTGGAAAAGAAACTGCTTGTTCGCTTTGACAAATGGATTCGGCAGGTGTTCGCGAACCTACCGCTGGGCTCATCAGAACAGGAGATCCTTCGTTGGCACCTTCCGCATGCTGGTGAATTGTCGGGGATTTTACGATCGCACTTCATCGATGTCTTCCACGTCGGGCAAGCGCATGGAACCGCCGAATGCTTGGAGAAGCGGCGTCGTATGAAGGTGAAGCTCGCTGATCTGCCGACGATCGACTTCGGAACTGGTGAAGATTTCACCCCGCAGCAGGCAATTGCCATCTTGAAAGACCGCGCTCTTACGCTGGCCGGAGTTGTCGAAGCCGATATCGTTGCCGCGGTGAAGAAACTTTGCATCTCGTACCTCGCTGGCACACCACGTCCGAAGGTCGAAGAGGAGATCGCGAAGATCCGCAAGTTCAACGAGAGCCGGGCGTCTCTGATCACCACAACGGAAACGACCTACGCCTACAACCGCGCTCGCCTCGTCTCCTACAAGGAGAACAGCGTGGACTACGTGCAGTTCAGCGCCATCATGGACTCCCGCACTTCGCAGGTGTGCAGTAGCCGTCACGGGCTCGTCATGGCGATGGATGACCCGCGCCTCGGGCAGAACACCCCACCGCTTCATGGACGTTGCAGAAGCGTCTTGATGCCGCTGTACAGCCGATACGAACCGAAAGAGGTCACTCCTGAGCGATTGGACTGGGGCGGTGTGACGGCGTTGCCGAAGGGGTGGAAGACGGGATAAAAGAAAGGATGAAATGTATGGCTGCAAATCAAATTCGACGTTTGCTTGAGCAAACTCGCGACGACATGGTGGCGGCGGGATACAAGTACACACATCTCGTGACCATCGTGGAGTTGCCGACAGGTGCTCGAGAGGTAATTGTAAATACCGATGGGTTGCAAAGTAAGATCGAATATCTCCTCAAAACCTACGATGAGAACATGCGTATGCAAGCCAACAGTGCGATTTCCATCGTAGGAGCTACAATTGCGTAATTTCACAAAGAGGGGTGATCAAGCGCATGCCGCTCAAAATTCCCGCAGCCAAGATCGGGCGTTGGCAACACCCGCAGTATGGGGTGATCGACATCAACCAGCAGAAACTCGATGAGATGAAACGAAACTTCACGGAAGGCACCATTGGTCGCCGCGCTTTTATTCGCATCGCCCATGACAAAGGGAACGCCCCCACGTTCGGTGGAGCACCCGCGGAAGCGTGGATCGACGGGTTGGTCCAGGAGGGCGACGTCCTCTTTGCTCTGGCCGAACCGACCGACGGCAGTGTCGTCGAACTGATCAAAACCCAGAAGTACCGCTATGCCAGCCCGGAATACCAAGACAACTACAAAAGCAAGATCGACGGCTCATCGAAAGGCGCGGTGCTCGAAGCAATCGCCCTCACGAATGAGCCTTTTTTGACGGGTCTTCCGGAGAACATCATGCTGTCCGATCCGCCGGACACCGTCTATCTCAACTTCAAGGAGGTATCCACCAACATGGAAAAAGTCGACCAACTGCTCGAAGAGACAAAACAAACCAACGGCTTGCTGAAAAAACTTTCTGACGGCATCGCCGCGTTGTTTAGCGGCGGGCAAAAGCCGGAGCCGACGCCAGCTGCTCCCGCACCGACGCCGCAACCCGCTCCGGCTCCCGCAGCGGCCGTGCCGAACCCCGCGGGGCAAGATGACTTCCAAAAGAAACTTGCCGACATGCAAGCGCAGATCGATGAGGCAAATGCAAACGCGCTCCAAGCGCAATCCGGCCAACGCGTTGCGGAGATCAACAAGAAGCTGAGCGATTACGTTGCCGCTGGCATCCCGCCGGCGTACATCGACAACGCCCGCAAGATCTTGCTGGGAGAAGACGGGAAAGAGGCGGGCGTGATCAAGCTGGCTGACAACGACTTCACCGCGCGCACCGCAGAGGTATACGGCATGCTCGACGCGTTCCCGGAGTCCGCACGCATCAAAATGGCGCAGTTGGGTGCCGGTGGTCACCCGCCGACTGATGACCAAAAGACGGCTGAGGAAAGCCGGAAGTTAGCTGAGCAAGCCATGATCGATCTCGGCTACCGCTTGGTAGATGGAAAATTCGTTCAGTAGAAGGAGGAAATCTCTCATGGAATTCAATCCGTTTGTCCCTGGTTTTCAAGGGGAAGTTGTTTTCGAAGATCGTAAAATCTGCGCCGTCAACGAGCACCCGCATCATCGCCTTGGCTTTACCCTCGCACCGTACACCGGTGGTTTGTATTCTGGCACTATCCTTGGTTGTTCTTCGGTCGACGAACTCCTGCGTCCCGTGACCCGCGCATCCGTTGTGAGTGGTGTCGCGGGAGAAAAGAGCGTGACTCTTGCACCCGGGGAGTCCGGCAAGTTTGGTTGGTTGATGTATCCGGCAAACAAGGATCTTCGTCTTTATTCATCCAAACCTGACGGATCTTCTGTGCAAGACCTCGGACCGATCACGGGAATCGCAGGGGATCTCGTCAGTTTCACGACCGCTCTTACGGAGGATGTAGAAACAGGTGATCTCCTCTACCTCGGTGATGGTTGCGAAACGGCTGTCGTTGTGCTTGCTGATACTGTGCCGGACAGCGACAAGTGGAAGGGTTGTACCGCCTACGTCAAAGGTGTGTTCATCGGATCTTGCCTGATCGGCCTCGACTCTGTCGCCCGTCGTGATTTGAACGCACGTGTTATCCCGGCAGGTAAGACCATCTCCGGCCAGCCCGAACAACTGGTCGTCATTTAAAAAAGGGGGATTTTTCAATTATGAGCATGAGTGCAGCTGTTACCCTTTCTTTCCCGACTACTGCCGACGTGACGCACGTTGTACGGAACACGGCTACGAATCCGTCCAAGTACCGGGGGATGGAAATCCTCCCGGACCAAGGGGAGTTCGTTAACGAAATTCAGGTCGATGTCATCAACGCCGTCCAAGGTATCGCAGGTCCGCGTCGTCTTGGTGGGCAATTCAACCAAGCAAAACTCACTAGCAATACGGTACGTAAATATGCCACAGCCTACTGGGGGGATACGTATACGATCGACGAAGACGAGTTGCTGAATGCCCGGATGGAAGGGACGTTTAACCAACGTGCCGGTTACAACCGTGTCATCCGTCGTGCAAACGAGCTCAACATTCGGCTTAACTCGCTCAAGGAAGCCCTCCGTTGGGACTCCTTGGTCAAAGGGGTCATCAAAGCGGAAAACAAGAACGTCAAGTTTGAAGTCGTATACGACATCCCTGAGAAAAATTACTTGGATATCGACTTTACCGATCCGAAACTCGACATCATTGATGTCATTGATACCATTCAAGGCATCTTTGACGGTTCTGGAGCAGAAGGGAAGAAGTTTTGGATGAACCGTGGGGTAGCATCGGATCTTGCGAAAAATACGGTGCTTCGTGATCTTCTGAAAAGAAGTAACGATGCGGCTTCCTTGACCGCGGCAAATATTCCTACCATCCTGAACAAAATGTTCCCTCAACTCGATTTTGAGGTATACACCCAGGGATACGAGAATGAAGCGGGGATTTTCGTCCCGTTCATCCCGCATGACTCTTTCATCGTCTTGGCAGAAGGCGACGAGAAATTCGGGGACTTCTGCTCGACGCTCGCGGTGCAAAACGGTGGCCTTGAAAGCCCGCAACCGGGTAAGTTCTCGTTGATCGAAGACAAAACGGCTGAGAAAGTGCCTTACATTGATGTGACGGTAGGGGAGAATGGATTGCCGCGATTCCACCATCCGCGATGGCTGGTACGTGGTAAAGCGAAGACTACCGCGTCGTTGATTCAAAACAGCAACAACCCGTCGGCAGATGCAACCTGATGACCACTGTTACCTACTGCACGCCGGACGACGTCGCAGGTCTCTTCAAACCGATCAAGGAAGATCCGGAAACGTTTGATCCTGACTACCTGTCGGGCTTCATCCGCAAAGCACAAATTCATATCAACGAGCGACTGCGGCCGCACTACGTGGTGCCGCTCGTTGCTCCGATCCCGGAGGTCATCATGTCCATTTGCTCGGACTTGGCGGCCTCCTTTGTTTTGGAGAACCATTTCTCTGAAATTATGTACCGGGAAGATGTACCGCTTGCTACGAACTATCGCCGTCGAGCGGAGGCAGATCTGGACCACGTCATCGAGCATCAGACTCTGGACGGACTTCCGGGCGTGAAAAAACACGCCCCGGAGGTACCGGAGCAACGGAGGCGTATCTACACGACGACTCCTAACCCCAGTCCCTTGCAAAATCGGTTGGGGGCGTTCGATGCTGCGACGCGGGGTCGATGGTAGAGGGGATGTGATTGATTATGAGCGACGGATTTCAGATCATCGTTGACGATAAGCGGGTAGTGGAAGCACTTGCGTCCCTGCGCGAACACACTCAAAATCTTCGCCCTCTCATGGGCGGGATCGGCACCGTTATGATTCGCTCTGTTCATCAGAACTTCGAGGCGCAGGGGCGGCCGTCACGATGGAAGCCTCGAAGCGTAAAAACGATGATGTCGTATGAGGAGCATGCCGTTCAGCAAGCGAGACGGACTAAAAAGCACCAAAACGCCAAGACTCCGGCGACAAAAGCGAAATTGGAAAGCCAAGCGGTCACAAAAATGTGTGGCAACCTGATTCTGCAACGGTCTGGCGCTTTGAAACAAAAAATTATTCTTGGCGAAGTGACGAATCACTCTGTCGAAATTGGTTCCTCGCTTCCGTACGCTCGCATTCACCAACTCGGCGGCACGATCGGGGCACATACGGTACGAGCAAGACGTAAACGGGCCTTGTTGATCCCGACTCAGAACGGGTACATCTTCCGAAAGGAAGCGCACATCCCTCAGATCAAGATCCCAGCGCGCCCGTATCTCGTGCTTCAGCAGCATGATTTGGACGTGATCGCGGCGATGGCCGTCGATTACTTGGAGAGAGGAGCGATCGGATGACAGAGGAAGTCCTGAACGCTCTCATCGATTCTTTCAAAGCCGCAAACGGACTGTCTGCGATCAAGAACTTCCACAAGTTCAAAGGAATGGTTCCGGGTGAACGTCCGACGATCTCCGTGGCATGCGGAACGGTGCGATTCAAGGAGTACGACAACGAACAAGACGAAGCTACCATCCCAGTGGAAGTGCTGGTGTACCTCAGAGATCTTAACCCCATTCGTGGGGAGGAGATGGTGAGAGCCCTCGCAGACGAAGTGCGCTTTGCCTTGCTGGAAAACTCAACCCTCGGCGGTACCGTCTGTAGCACAGATGTTGTGGAAGTCGTGTATGAGACGAACGAATTGGAGAAGACGGAGCGATTGCACTATGCCGTCGTTGCTGCAGAATCCGTCTTCTTTGCTCCACGCCGTCGTCAGGGTCCGCCGGCGCCGATCCTGCGGGAACTCCTCCTCGATCTTGGTGACGAGGTCGGAGAAATCAACTATGAAGACGAAGGAGGGACCACCTGATGTCCAACCAGCAATACATCGTGCCCCGCGTGGGCGTAAGCGAGATGCCGCCGGAGCTGAACACTTCGGCGGGCGTTTCGCTCGGCGTGATCGGTATCGTCGGGACCTTCTCAAAGGGTCCGATCAACACGCCGATTACCTGCTACAACGTGTATGACGTCAAGCGCCAATTTGGTGACGATGCGATGAACCTGACCGGATTCAAATCCGCACGAGGAGCGTTCAACCAAGACCCCCGCCCGGAGAAAATCGTCATCGTGCGTGTCGCCTCTGCTGCGGCTAAGACGGCGTCGCTCGACCTGCTCGACGGGCAGAGCACCCCGAAGGCGTCCATCAACGTCTCCGCGCTCACGAAGGGCACGGATGGCAACAACGTCAGCGTGAAGATTACTGCCGGCTCGACTCCGGGGACTTTTGACCTCGTCGTCAGCTACAAGCGCTTGCCGCAGGAGACCTTCACGGGACTCGACCTTGACACCCTCGGCATTCCCTCTTCCTACGTCACGCTGACGAAAGCGGCCGGAGCAAACGACATTCCGGCCCCGCTCGATGACACCCCGCTCAGCGGCGGTGATGACGGTGCGACGACTGCCGATGCTGACTACATCGGTTCGGTGGACACCAATGGAGTTCGCACTGGTTTGAAGGTGCTGGAGACGGTCAACGTCAACGTTGTGCTCTGCGCTCAACAGACGTCCAATGCGATCAACCAAGCGCTGATTCAACACTGCGAGCAGATGAACGTCCAGCGGGGTCTCCGTGTCGCCGTACTGAATGCGAAAAAGGCGGCAACCCCCAGCCAAACGATTGCGGCCCAGACGTACAACAGCGGACGGGCGATCATGGCCTACCCGTGGGTTTACCCCGTTGAGGACACCACCAAGACGGTAGCCCCTGATGGTTATTACGCTGGAGTCTTGGCGGCACTCGCGGCGCATATCTCGCCGTCTTCGCAAAAAGTGCAAGGGATCGCGGCGTTGGAGCGAGTCATTCCGATGGATGCAGATGACGCAGACCTTATTGCCCTGACGATGGCGAGGATCTCGCCGTTCGCCCAGGACATCATGTCGTCCGAAATCGTGATCTCCAACGGACTGACCACTTTCTCGTATGCCGATCCGGCCACACAAAACGACTGGTCCCAGACCTGCTACCGTCGCATCTTCGACAAAGTTGAAATGGACGTAGCCGCTCGAACCAAGTGGGCGAAATCTCAGCCGATCACGGAGAAGGGGATGTTCCAACCGCTCCGTGATCAGATCGACATGATCCTCCGGGATTACAAAGACAAGGGTGAGATCTTCGACTTCCGTCCGACGATCTGTGACAAGTCCAACAACACCGCGGAAACGATCCAAGCGCGGCGCGTGATCACCGGGATCAGCATTCGCCCTGCTGCGGCCGCGGACTACATCGACCATAACATCAGCCGTTTTTCGGCGTAGGAAGGAGTTGACGCACGATGAAGCGTCCTGCACAGGGATTTGACGTCGTTGTTGCGGTCACTACCGCAGCGGGACCGGCTCTTGTTGGCGAGTTTGTGGAAGTGAGTCTTAACATTAGCCATGATCCCGAACGATACCAACCAGTCGGCTCTCGTACACCGATGTGGCTCGATGGCGACGTAGAACTTGACGGAGGCTTGAAGCGCGGGTTTATTGATGCCGGCAATCTTCTCATGTCAATGTTCGGTACAAGAGAAATTGGTCCGGGAACCAGTTTCACGAGTGCGCGATTCGTGATCACTGCGACTTTTAATGCTCCGGAAAAGGCGCTTGTCGGGAGATACAGCATGCAAGGTTGCATGTTTACGAAGCTAGGTGTCTCCGTGAAAGGCGGCAAAGCCGTGGTCGACAGCGATTACCAATTCAAAATCGAAACTCTTAAGGAGGCAGATGCACTATGACCAACAACCAAAACGTAACCACGTACGGCCCGCTGAAACTCCCGAAATCCGGAAAGGAAATTTTCTTCCGTGAACCGACCCTCGGCGACAAGATGGAGGTCTTGAAAGCGAACCCGATCACCGAAGAAAACCTTGCATCCGGCAATGAAGTGGTGGGAACTTACATCGCTTTGAAGTGCATCACCACGATCAATGGCGTTCAACCGACTGACTCCTACAAGTTCTTCGCGGCCAACTGGCCGAAGGCTGACGTGGACTTCTTCAAAGCAGTTTTCGGCAAGGTTTGCACCTCGTCCACCGAAGAAGACGTTGACGTGGCCGTTGATTTTTTGCTGGGTCGCTCGGCCTCCGGGACTTCTTCTACTGCAACGACGCCTCAAACGGAGCAATAAGCCCGGAGTCATGGGAGGCGATGCCCGATTGGAAGCGTCGCCTGTACGCTCGTAGTGCAGTGGAGTACATCGAGTGGAAAAACGAACAGATGCGGCAGTCGTGAGGACTGCCGGTTCGCTGAGCGCATGCCTTGACGTGCGTTGAGCGAATCTGAACCGGGAAGGGGGTGAGAATTTGTCAGGTAAGGATTTGCAGATTTCTTTGAAGATCACCGCTCAAGATCAAGCGAACAAAATCCTGCAACAAACGGAACAAGAACTTGGCAAGATGGGCAAGGAAGCCAAGGCGGCCGCCGACGGTGCGAAGAATGCGACCGTTGAACTCGGAAACATCGCGAAGCGAGCAAAGGAGCTGACGACAGGCTCCAAAGAAGTGAACACGCAGCTCGACGCGATGGGCAAGGAAGCCAAGACGGCATCTGCGAGTTCGAAAGCATTGTCCTCTGAGATCGGTAACATCAGCAAAGAGGCACGCGAAGCCGCGCAGGACGCTCGCAAGATGACGTCTGAACTCGGTGGAATCGGTCGTGAGGGTGCACGGGGTCTGAGGGAAGCCTCGGAGCAAGCGAAGCAACTCAGGAACAATATCAGCAACGTCGGAAGCAAGAAGCCCGACATGAATTGGCTAAGCACAATGTCCACTGGTCTTACCAACGTCAGCAAGGTGCTCGGGGATGTCAGCACAAAACTGGAAGCCATGAAGATGTCCGGCTTGTCTGACGTCGCGGTTGGTACCGGCATGCTCGCGGGGATCTACAAAACGACCGAACAGGCCGGCGAGATCCAAATGAAAAACATTGAGCTCGGCGGTGTCTACGGACTCTCTCAGGATAGTCCTGAGATGACGCACCTGAACCAAGAAGCCAAAGACCTCTCATCCAAAACGCTTTTCTCCACACATGACATCCTCGGGATCGACACAGAGCTCGCTCATGCTCAAATTTCTAAAGAAAAATTGAGCAAGGTCACGCCGGAGGCAACTTATCTCGCGGAAATCGAGGTAGGCATGGGCAAGTCATCGTCAGCGGGGCGAACCGCATACAACTTTGCTCGTATGGCGGAGGATGCCGGGATCACCAACGACGAAAAAAAATTGTCCAAGTTCTCCGACTCCATGTACCGCGTCATCAACACGACTCATGCCAGCTCCGAAGGTCTCGGTGAGACATTCAAATATGGCATGCCTGTCGTCAAGAAAATCGGCTGGGACGAGAACGACATGCTACAAGCTTCCGCGATGGCGGCGATCAACGGCATGGAGGGGTCGATGGCGGGCGTTCACATCAAGGACTACGCCCAGCGCATCAATCCATTCAAGTATCTCGGCAGCCCTGGGGGGCAGAAGCAACTAGGGGCCATGGAAGACGCGGGGCTTATCTCTGGGGTTCAATATGATGCCAAAGGCAAGAAAATCGTCGGGTTCGATAGCGCGGCTCTCCTATCGGACAAAGACCATATCAAACACTACTCCGACATGATCGATGTCCTTTCCCGGAAGCATGACGAGTTCATTGCCAAGGGGGCAAAGACTCAGTACACGCTTGAGATGACAGACGATGAAATCCAAAAAATGAAAGAACACGCCCAAGAGATGACGGGTCAAGATCTGACCGGCGGTGAACTAGAATGGGCCGCGCTGATGAACCACATCTTCGGTGAACAGGGGCAAGACTTCGCGCTGATCTCATCGCACCCGGAACAGTATGCAAAGTTGAACAACTCTCTCGGAAACCAAAAGGATCTCCACACCCAGATTGACACGATCCGCGATTCCTACGAAGGGCAAAAGCACATCCTGCTCTCGAATCTCGGGAATCTGTCCACGGAGATCGGGAATGCTTTGTTGCCGGGAATAACGGACTTGATGAAAGAATTGCAACCTTCAATCACTTCTGCAACAGAATGGGTGAAAGCAAACGGCGAAACCGTGCGAGAAGTAGCGAAGTGGACGGGTGAGATCGGAGGGTTCGTTCTCGCAATCGGTGCGGCAAAACTTGCTCTAGGGGGAGTTGGGTCCGCACTCTCTCCTTTGATGAATTTCGGAAAAAACTTTGTAGACCTCGTTGATAAGCAAGTCGTGAGCCCGCTTAAAAACAAGTACGGCAAAACAACCGTCGAAGACACGATCCCAACGAAGGCTATCAACGCGAATGTGGTAAATGTCTACGGGAAGATGGTGGATAACGTAGGTGGGAATCCTGCTAATGGCGGAGGCGTAACAACAGGCACAAGAACTGCAAGAACCACCATCGGAGAAACCGCATCAGTTGCAGGTGTAGAAGCTCAAACAGCCGAACGGGCAGCTAGCCAAAATAGTTCTAGAATCACTAGGGCATTGCAATCTGGCAAGCAATCTATAAGCGGGGCATTAGACCGTGGGAAGTTTATGTTGCCTGTAACAGCGGCGATTGGGGTTTATGACGTAGTGACTGCACCGGAAGGACATAAGGTCGAAGCTGGAGCAAAGGCATCAGGGAATATCATCGGTGGCTGGGCTGGCGCTGAGGCTGGTGCTGCTTTCGGTGCGACTGTGGGTTCTATTGTCCCAGGTGTCGGTACCGCAATCGGCGGTGTCCTCGGAGGAATCATCGGGGGTATCGCTGGCTCTGTGATGGCAGATAAAGTAACTGATAGTTTGTTAGGTATCAAAGCGAATGCTGAATCGATTCTAGGGAGTGTAAACACTGGGAAAGGCTCAATTTGGAACGGATATGGCGGAAGCGGCGCGTACGCCCAAGGTAAGGTCGAGGTTGGGAAACCGGCGCCAGCTACATCCTACAAATGGGGATCGTCAGGGGGAGGGAGCTACGGCTTCACAACAGCTCCCGTGACCTCCAATGCGCCTTTGGCATCGAGGCAGTCCAGTGTGGTCTACAACGACCATTCCACCATCAACAACAACGGCGGAAACACCGCGGAGGCCGTGAAGGCATGGGAGAGCCGAAACTGGGGCGGCAATCTTTCGAGACAACAGCCGCTGTATGGGCAGTAAGGAGGGATGGGCGTTGCATGATCTGATCATCGGCGGGTTCACCTTCCCGCTGTTACCAAAAGACTCGCTCGACTTCGACATGAGGCGCGAAATCGCGAAAATCAAGCCCGCCGGTGCTCCGACCGTGTACCAAGACATGGGCCTCGGAGAGAAGACCTTGGAGATCAACGGCGTATTTGACGGGGAAAATGCTTGGGCGACTTCTGAGGAGATCGAGCGGTTGATGTGGACGGGATCGGAGCACGATCTTGTCTACGGGTCCATTCGGAAGCGTGTCCGGGTGGAGTCATACAAGCCCAAATTGAAGCGGGACAACCGTGTCACGTACTCCTTGCACTTAATCATCTGCTTCCCCGAAGAAGAGTTCGACAACCTTTCCGGCACTGGTACCGCGACAACGGGTCCCGCCGCTTTAGCAGGTACCACCGCTGGAACTGCGAACGGTCAATCCTACACGATTAAGTCAGGCGACACCCTGTGGAATCTCGCTCAGGACAAATACGGCGACGGCTCCAAGTGGCATGTCATCGCAGACGCCAACGGGATTACCAACGAATACGCATTGGCCGTGGGTCAGGCGATCACAATTCCAAGTAGTTCCACCACAACTGCACCTGAGTACGCCGGAGAACTGCAGGACATCGCAAAGGAGGCCTCGTAGATGCGAGCACCACGCGCATGGGTCGAAGTCGACGGCAAGCCGATCCGCTGGCCGGACATCATCGACCTGCACGTGTCCCTAACCCTGTACATGGCGGCCGACACGTTCGAACTCACGCTACGAAATGACCAGCTGCTCTCCGACTGGCTCCGTAAAAACCAAGAGGTTCGGATTTGGTTGGGCTACTCGACCGATCCGAATCGTGTAATTAAGGCTGAACTCACTCACCTCTTCACGGGGAAGATCGACGCTGTGGAGCCCGATTTCTCTGACCAAATGACTGTGCGGATCGCAGGGCGTGACTACAGCTCTTTGCTACTCGACACGCAGTTCTCTGCGGCCTATGCAGAGCGCACGGGTAGTCAGTTGGCGGAGATGTTGTTCAAAAAGCATGGTCTTGAAGCCCGCGTCACCGCGACGTCAGACATCATTGAACGTGACGCTTACGACCGCAAGAAAGAATGGGAGCTTTTGCAGGCCGCAGCCGATCTGGAAGACTACGTCTGTTACGTGGATAAGGACAAGGTAGGGTATTTTGGTCCCCGTGACCTTGCCGACGACGAAGTGGTGGCGAACTACTACTACCGTCAGGGCATGCGTTCGAATGTTGGCTCGATCAAGTTCATGGACTCAGCACTCGATCTTTACAACAAGGTCACGGTCCGACACTACGTAAAAAAGAAACTGATCGAGGCGTCGGCCAAGGATGACAAGTTGGTGGCGGAGCTGGGCCAAGAAAAGGAACGGATCGTCTACTCTTCTAAGGCCAAGACACAGGCGAAGGCGCAGGAGATTGCCAACAATCTCCTACCGGAGTTGTCGAGGTACGTGATCACCGGCAAGATTGGGAGGGCTGTCGGGAATCCGGAGATTGGGTGCGAGAAGAAGGTTGCCCTGCACGGGTGCGGGCGGTTCGACGGAAACTATTACGTCGAACGGGTGGATCACCATTTGAGTAAGGCGGGATACACGAATGACCTCGACGTGACCAGCCTTCGCCCGGACGAGGCCCAGCAGTACCGTGATGATCTGTACACCGAAACCTCATGGGGGGCGGCGATGTAATTGAACAAAAATTTCCCGCAAAAAGGGATTCTCTCCACAGTACGGGGGAACACCGCAACGGTCATCATTCCCCTGATCGGATTTGAGACGGGTGCTGCTGAGTCTTGCATCCCACTCGACCCT contains these protein-coding regions:
- a CDS encoding major capsid protein — translated: MSMSAAVTLSFPTTADVTHVVRNTATNPSKYRGMEILPDQGEFVNEIQVDVINAVQGIAGPRRLGGQFNQAKLTSNTVRKYATAYWGDTYTIDEDELLNARMEGTFNQRAGYNRVIRRANELNIRLNSLKEALRWDSLVKGVIKAENKNVKFEVVYDIPEKNYLDIDFTDPKLDIIDVIDTIQGIFDGSGAEGKKFWMNRGVASDLAKNTVLRDLLKRSNDAASLTAANIPTILNKMFPQLDFEVYTQGYENEAGIFVPFIPHDSFIVLAEGDEKFGDFCSTLAVQNGGLESPQPGKFSLIEDKTAEKVPYIDVTVGENGLPRFHHPRWLVRGKAKTTASLIQNSNNPSADAT
- a CDS encoding phage tail tape measure protein translates to MSGKDLQISLKITAQDQANKILQQTEQELGKMGKEAKAAADGAKNATVELGNIAKRAKELTTGSKEVNTQLDAMGKEAKTASASSKALSSEIGNISKEAREAAQDARKMTSELGGIGREGARGLREASEQAKQLRNNISNVGSKKPDMNWLSTMSTGLTNVSKVLGDVSTKLEAMKMSGLSDVAVGTGMLAGIYKTTEQAGEIQMKNIELGGVYGLSQDSPEMTHLNQEAKDLSSKTLFSTHDILGIDTELAHAQISKEKLSKVTPEATYLAEIEVGMGKSSSAGRTAYNFARMAEDAGITNDEKKLSKFSDSMYRVINTTHASSEGLGETFKYGMPVVKKIGWDENDMLQASAMAAINGMEGSMAGVHIKDYAQRINPFKYLGSPGGQKQLGAMEDAGLISGVQYDAKGKKIVGFDSAALLSDKDHIKHYSDMIDVLSRKHDEFIAKGAKTQYTLEMTDDEIQKMKEHAQEMTGQDLTGGELEWAALMNHIFGEQGQDFALISSHPEQYAKLNNSLGNQKDLHTQIDTIRDSYEGQKHILLSNLGNLSTEIGNALLPGITDLMKELQPSITSATEWVKANGETVREVAKWTGEIGGFVLAIGAAKLALGGVGSALSPLMNFGKNFVDLVDKQVVSPLKNKYGKTTVEDTIPTKAINANVVNVYGKMVDNVGGNPANGGGVTTGTRTARTTIGETASVAGVEAQTAERAASQNSSRITRALQSGKQSISGALDRGKFMLPVTAAIGVYDVVTAPEGHKVEAGAKASGNIIGGWAGAEAGAAFGATVGSIVPGVGTAIGGVLGGIIGGIAGSVMADKVTDSLLGIKANAESILGSVNTGKGSIWNGYGGSGAYAQGKVEVGKPAPATSYKWGSSGGGSYGFTTAPVTSNAPLASRQSSVVYNDHSTINNNGGNTAEAVKAWESRNWGGNLSRQQPLYGQ
- a CDS encoding phage virion morphogenesis protein, whose product is MSDGFQIIVDDKRVVEALASLREHTQNLRPLMGGIGTVMIRSVHQNFEAQGRPSRWKPRSVKTMMSYEEHAVQQARRTKKHQNAKTPATKAKLESQAVTKMCGNLILQRSGALKQKIILGEVTNHSVEIGSSLPYARIHQLGGTIGAHTVRARRKRALLIPTQNGYIFRKEAHIPQIKIPARPYLVLQQHDLDVIAAMAVDYLERGAIG
- a CDS encoding phage protein Gp36 family protein, which codes for MTTVTYCTPDDVAGLFKPIKEDPETFDPDYLSGFIRKAQIHINERLRPHYVVPLVAPIPEVIMSICSDLAASFVLENHFSEIMYREDVPLATNYRRRAEADLDHVIEHQTLDGLPGVKKHAPEVPEQRRRIYTTTPNPSPLQNRLGAFDAATRGRW
- a CDS encoding phage tail sheath subtilisin-like domain-containing protein: MSNQQYIVPRVGVSEMPPELNTSAGVSLGVIGIVGTFSKGPINTPITCYNVYDVKRQFGDDAMNLTGFKSARGAFNQDPRPEKIVIVRVASAAAKTASLDLLDGQSTPKASINVSALTKGTDGNNVSVKITAGSTPGTFDLVVSYKRLPQETFTGLDLDTLGIPSSYVTLTKAAGANDIPAPLDDTPLSGGDDGATTADADYIGSVDTNGVRTGLKVLETVNVNVVLCAQQTSNAINQALIQHCEQMNVQRGLRVAVLNAKKAATPSQTIAAQTYNSGRAIMAYPWVYPVEDTTKTVAPDGYYAGVLAALAAHISPSSQKVQGIAALERVIPMDADDADLIALTMARISPFAQDIMSSEIVISNGLTTFSYADPATQNDWSQTCYRRIFDKVEMDVAARTKWAKSQPITEKGMFQPLRDQIDMILRDYKDKGEIFDFRPTICDKSNNTAETIQARRVITGISIRPAAAADYIDHNISRFSA
- a CDS encoding minor capsid protein, which translates into the protein MRKAEKFIAKYLNGVEKKLLVRFDKWIRQVFANLPLGSSEQEILRWHLPHAGELSGILRSHFIDVFHVGQAHGTAECLEKRRRMKVKLADLPTIDFGTGEDFTPQQAIAILKDRALTLAGVVEADIVAAVKKLCISYLAGTPRPKVEEEIAKIRKFNESRASLITTTETTYAYNRARLVSYKENSVDYVQFSAIMDSRTSQVCSSRHGLVMAMDDPRLGQNTPPLHGRCRSVLMPLYSRYEPKEVTPERLDWGGVTALPKGWKTG